One segment of Thamnophis elegans isolate rThaEle1 chromosome 16, rThaEle1.pri, whole genome shotgun sequence DNA contains the following:
- the TUBGCP4 gene encoding gamma-tubulin complex component 4 isoform X5, translated as MTVVEQIKIQKIHGCQILETVYKYSRGGLPPVRHALEKVLAMCHAVLYKQLSAWMLHGLLLDQHEEFFIRQGPSLGLTPAQPEEDDDDLGIGGLTGKQLRELQDMRLIEEENMLAPSPKQFSLRMEMLPSYIPARVAEKILFVGESVQMFESQNVTLTKKGSILKNQEETFAAELHRLKQQPLFNLMDFESVIDWIRSTVAEHLWKLMVEESDLIGQLKVIKDFYLLGRGELFQAFIDTAQHMLKTPPSAVTEHDVNVAFQQSAHKVLLDDDNLLPFLHLTIHYHGKEPRDPSQNREISSRELSPHESPTSGWAALGLSYQVQWPLHILFTPAVLEKYNVVFKYLLSVRRVQAELQHCWALQMRCKCLESRRTDAIKWRLRHHMTFLVDNLQYYLQVDVLESQFSQLLQQINSTRDFESIRLAHDHFLSNLLAQSFILLKPAFHCLNEILDLCHSFCSLVSQNRGPLDERGTAQLSILAKSRPSFGPGLPTKNQHVVPQGSGAHPSGFLSPPFPSAGTPVAPPGCAQDSSTLCEVYWDLQTVGSTFCILSTIIHGAKGVFPYHQPMVKGVHCSCL; from the exons ATGACTGTAGTAGAGCAGATAAAGATCCAGAAG ATTCACGGTTGTCAGATCTTGGAGACAGTCTACAAATACAGCCGTGGTGGCTTGCCGCCGGTGCGTCATGCTTTGGAGAA GGTTTTGGCCATGTGCCATGCCGTTCTCTACAAACAACTCTCTGCCTGGATGTTGCACGGGTTGCTCTTGGACCAGCATGAGGAATTCTTCATCAGGCAGGGCCCCTCCCTGGGGCTCACCCCGGCCCAGCCAGAAGAAGACGACGATGATCTGGGCATTGGAGGACTCACAGGGAAGCAGCTGCGAGAACTGCAAGATATG AGGCTAATTGAGGAAGAGAACATGTTGGCCCCTTCTCCAAAACAGTTCTCTCTGCGGATGGAGATGCTGCCTTCCTACATTCCAGCTCGTGTCGCTGAAAAAATCCTCTTTGTAGGGGAATCTGTGCAGATGTTTGAGAGTCAGAATGTGACTCTTACCAAAAAAG GCTCCATCCTGAAGAACCAGGAGGAGACTTTTGCTGCTGAGCTGCATCGTCTCAAGCAGCAGCCCCTCTTCAATCTGATGGACTTTGAATCTGTGATTGACTGGATCCGGAGCACTGTGGCTGAG CACTTGTGGAAGCTGATGGTGGAAGAGTCTGACTTGATAGGCCAGTTGAAG GTCATTAAAGATTTTTACCTCTTGGGGAGAGGAGAATTGTTTCAGGCCTTTATTGATACCGCACAGCACATGCTAAAGACACCACCATCCGCAGTGACTGAGCATG ATGTGAATGTGGCATTCCAGCAATCAGCCCACAAAGTGCTCTTGGATGACGACAACCTCCTGCCCTTTCTTCACCTGACCATCCATTACCATGGAAAGGAACCCCGAG ACCCTTCCCAGAACCGGGAAATTTCTTCTCGAGAACTATCTCCCCATGAGTCCCCCACATCCGGCTGGGCTGCCTTGGGGCTCTCCTACCAAGTTCAGTGGCCTTTGCACATCCTCTTCACACCCGCTGTCCTGGAGAA GTACAACGTGGTCTTCAAATACCTGCTGAGTGTGAGGCGTGTCCAGGCCGAGCTGCAGCACTGCTGGGCTCTGCAGATGCGGTGCAAGTGCCTGGAATCCAGGCGGACGGATGCCATCAAGTGGCGGCTACGCCATCACATGACTTTCCTTGTGGACAATTTGCAATATTACCTGCAA GTGGATGTCCTCGAGTCTCAGTTCTCACAGCTCCTTCAGCAGATCAACTCCACCCGTGATTTTGAGAGTATCCGATTGGCCCACGATCACTTTTTGAGCAACCTCCTGGCCCAGTCCTTCATTCTCTTGAAACCG GCTTTTCACTGCCTGAATGAAATTTTAGATCTCTGCCATAGTTTTTGTTCATTGGTCAGCCAGAACCGAGGGCCCCTGGATGAACGGGGTACAGCCCAGCTGAGCATCCTAGCTAAG AGTCGTCCTTCATTTGGACCCGGCCTTCCTACCAAAAATCAACACGTTgttccacagggctcaggagctcATCCTTCCGGATTTCTGTCCCCGCCCTTCCCATCCGCAGGAACGCCAGTGGCACCACCTGGATGTGCGCAGGACTCTTCGACGCTATGTGAAGTGTACTGGGACCTTCAGACGGTCGGAAGCACTTTTTGTATCCTTTCAACCATCATCCATGGGGCAAAAGGTGTCTTCCCATACCATCAGCCGATGGTTAAAGGCGTGCATTGCTCTTGCTTATGA